Proteins encoded by one window of Streptomyces sp. NBC_01477:
- the aceB gene encoding malate synthase A: MSAPTPSSAAAVTGTAGHRVPREEEVLTPEALDFLAELHRRFAPRRAELLALRAERRAEIARTATLDFRPETAHIRADDSWRVAEAPAALNDRRVEITGPTDRKMTINALNSGARIWLADFEDASAPTWENVIGGQLNLIDAYERRIDFTSPEGKTYALGAADQLATVVVRPRGWHLDERHLTVDGEQLPGGLVDFGLYFFHNAQRLLDLGKGPYFYLPKTESYLEARLWNDVFVFAQDRLGVPQGSVRATVLIETITAAYEMDEILYELRDHASGLNAGRWDYLFSIVKNFRDGGARFVLPDRNAVTMTAPFMRAYTELLVRTCHKRGAHAIGGMAAFIPSRRDAEVNKVAFEKVKADKDREAADGFDGSWVAHPDLVPIARASFDAVLGDRPNQKDRLREDVRVTAAELIDIASLDASPTYEGLRNAVQVGIRYIEAWLRGTGAVAIFNLMEDAATAEISRSQIWQWTNTGVVLDNGEKATPELVRRVAADEIAAIRTEVGEAAFTAGKWTEAYDLLLRAALDAEYVDFLTLPAYEQLAD, from the coding sequence ATGTCCGCACCGACCCCTTCGTCCGCCGCCGCCGTCACCGGGACGGCCGGGCACCGTGTGCCGCGCGAGGAGGAGGTGCTGACTCCCGAGGCGCTGGACTTCCTCGCCGAGCTGCACCGCCGCTTCGCGCCGCGCCGCGCGGAACTGCTGGCCCTGCGCGCCGAGCGCCGCGCGGAGATCGCCCGCACCGCGACCCTGGACTTCCGGCCCGAGACCGCGCACATCCGCGCCGACGACAGCTGGCGGGTGGCCGAGGCCCCCGCCGCGCTGAACGACCGCCGGGTGGAGATCACCGGCCCCACCGACCGCAAGATGACGATCAACGCGCTGAATTCCGGCGCGCGGATCTGGCTCGCCGACTTCGAGGACGCCTCGGCCCCCACGTGGGAGAACGTCATCGGCGGCCAGCTCAACCTGATCGACGCCTACGAGCGGCGGATCGACTTCACCTCCCCCGAGGGCAAGACGTACGCGCTCGGCGCCGCCGACCAGCTGGCCACAGTCGTGGTGCGGCCACGCGGCTGGCACCTCGACGAGCGCCACCTGACCGTGGACGGCGAGCAACTGCCGGGCGGCCTGGTCGACTTCGGGCTGTACTTCTTCCACAACGCGCAGCGGCTGCTCGACCTCGGCAAGGGGCCGTACTTCTACCTGCCCAAGACCGAGTCGTACCTCGAAGCCCGGCTGTGGAACGACGTGTTCGTCTTCGCGCAGGACCGGCTCGGCGTCCCGCAGGGCAGCGTCCGGGCCACCGTGCTGATCGAGACGATCACCGCCGCGTACGAAATGGACGAGATCCTCTACGAGTTGCGCGACCACGCCTCGGGGCTCAACGCGGGCCGCTGGGACTACCTCTTCTCGATCGTGAAGAACTTCCGCGACGGCGGCGCGCGTTTCGTGCTGCCGGACCGGAACGCGGTCACGATGACCGCGCCCTTCATGCGCGCGTACACCGAACTGCTGGTCCGCACCTGCCACAAGCGCGGGGCGCACGCGATCGGCGGCATGGCGGCCTTCATCCCGTCCCGCCGGGACGCCGAGGTCAACAAGGTCGCCTTCGAGAAGGTCAAGGCGGACAAGGACCGTGAGGCGGCCGACGGTTTCGACGGCTCCTGGGTCGCGCACCCCGACCTGGTACCGATCGCCCGCGCCTCCTTCGACGCGGTCCTCGGCGACCGCCCGAACCAGAAGGACCGGCTGCGCGAGGACGTCCGGGTGACCGCGGCCGAACTCATCGACATCGCCTCGCTCGACGCCAGCCCCACCTACGAGGGGCTGCGCAACGCCGTCCAGGTCGGCATCCGCTATATCGAGGCGTGGCTGCGCGGCACGGGCGCGGTCGCGATCTTCAACCTGATGGAGGACGCGGCCACCGCGGAGATCTCCCGCTCGCAGATCTGGCAGTGGACCAACACCGGCGTCGTCCTCGACAACGGCGAGAAGGCCACCCCGGAACTGGTCCGCCGGGTCGCCGCCGACGAGATCG